The window GAAGGCGGCGCAGATTCCCATGGCTTCTCTCCTAGCTTTGTCGACATACCCACGGTGAGAGCCGGCGATTCCTTGGATACCAAGCCTCTGTCTGTCGCCAGGATTGGTTTTCCGTGAGACACGGGTGGGAGTGTCAGGTAAATCATCCGGGGTGTTTGTGCTCTCCTTGTTTCCCCCAAGCTGTGATACTACTGGTGTTGACTCTGGATCCATGACGGGAATAACTGGTGCAGTCTCCCGAAAATCCCAAGCTGCCCTAGGTTGCTGTTCGACTGCTTGTGTGACTTGCTCATTGAGAATTTTCATTCGTTTCACCAAAGCTGAGTAGACGCGTTGGCTGTCGACAGTCACCGTGTCAGGTATGGCACTGATAGTGCTGCCGTTTGTCGGCTGTTCGAATAGGCGAGCATCCAACGCCTTTCTTCTgacagaagaggaaggggcgTGCATGCCATTCTCCTTGATAACGGAAAGGCGCtgcctctcccactccctccactgctgctgttgttgacttgTCAGTGTACTGGGGCCAGAGTGTACCCAGCTTGTCAAAGCAGACTCTTCCGAGACCTGGCGGTCTCTCTGACTTTCGCTCCTGAGACTTTCCAGGCTGCCCTTGTTGGAGTGATGAAGATTCGGCGGTACATTTTGGAGGGAAGGAATCTTGGACGGGACGTTGTGAATCGGTCTCCAGTCATAGTCGTTCTGGACATCATCTTCAGTGTTCAACGTATGGGTTATAGCGTTTCCGAAGCTCTCAATCACGTGTGTCTTTTGGGCTTCGATGTGCTGGCTCGGAATAGACGGCGGTTCTTCCTCGGACCTGGATAGACTGAAGAAACTCTTGAGCTTGGTCCTGAAAGATTTGGAAACCTTCCTAGCTTTGTGTTTGAGGCCGTCTGGCTTCTCGACCAGAGCAGGCGGCGCCTTCTCTGGTGGCGGTGACtctgagctgctgctgcgaagcGACTTGCGCATCCCTGATCCGCCCCTTCGACTCCTTGACCCAAACAGTACTGGCGACTTGGGACCGGGAGGGTTATTGTTGCCATGCTCAGCTGCCTCAGACAACTCATCCTCTACATCAGAAGCTTCCATCACACATGCAACCCTTGTGCTGTTATCACGACGGCTGCTAGACCCGGACCGAAGAAGGTGCCGATTTCGAAGAAAGCTCATTGACTTTGGGGCTCGCAGCTGTGGAACGGACATTTCTACCTTTGGTTGCTTCGGCTCGGAGTGAAAGAGTCGGCGGGTTTGTGACCCGGGCAACGGCCGCGAGTTGAGAGACTTCCCATTCATGACTGGTGTGGGAGTGTCTTGATCCCGTCTGATACTTTGAGTCTCGGAGCTAAACATCGATCTAGACCTGCGGAGACGGCGGTATGATGATGGAGCCGAGGCTCTGTCGTCTTCAGGGGTATAgctttcctcctcggctgccATGACGTTCAGGTAGTCGGCTGCCATCACGGTCACGGGAACTGGAGGTGGTGCCCTGCGTGGTTGGTGAGATGACTGGCTCGGCAGTTGAATGTCGTTTTTGATAATGTAGCTTTGGACGCTGTGGCCGCCACAATCATCGTGCATAGCAATGAAGTCTGACTTGTGGTCTCTCAAGGTGGTTCCAGCCTCGGCCCCGAGTGCGCCTGCCGATTTCTTCCCTTGCACAGAACATGGGCCCACGAAACGCACACTCTGCTGACGGCGAAGGCCTTGTTCGCCCTCACGGTTGAGTTGAGAGGAGCCAATGTCATCCTGGCCCTGGCTGTTGCGTTTGGATCCCTGGCGGGTGGGTAGTGATTCGGGGGTCGGGGGAAAGAGGGACATCTCTGCGTTCGCTCGGTTTTGTGCCCGGGTGTAGGCTTGACAGGCAGCGATCTGGGCGTCCCGCTGGGCCAATGCAGGATCAATGTGTTCTAGCTGGACCCCACGTGTCGAAGAGGTAGACTTGCGGCGTTTGAGATCCGAGCTGGACTTGAGGCTGCGTCGACGCAGCATCGGAGATGCTGGTGACCTGCCGTCCCgtgaaggcgaggaagagagtGAAGATGGAAGAAGAATGGTTGAACAAGACTAAAACTGTGCAATGAATCCTATATCTATCTGGCGGAAGATGAGATACTTGAGCGACTGTGGCTTCATACGAACAAGCTGTAGATGGGCAACAAGTCTTCGTACGAGGTTGCGTTGTGCTATGGTGGGAGAAAGGGAACAGACGAGACAACAGGCAGCCGACAACCACAGAAACAACGATGTCGTCGACGGGCACCTGCAGTCGGAACTCATTCCTGAGAATGGTACTTTCCTGTTCGGCTGTTTCCTTAATGGCCGGGAAGGTGCACCATGAGAACAGGGACCTATGTACCTGCCTCAAGGTTGGTGTCAGTGGATCCCACATCTCTCCAAGGGAAGGCGGGAACAGAGACAAATAAGAAATAGGAAGGAAAGTGTCACCAAGAAGGGGCAGATGCAGATGAGACGAAACACCATAATTATCTGAATAAACGCTCAAGAATTGCAATCTCATAACGGGTGAGCATGATTACTACTCCTCAAATGCGAATCATCCCGACTTATCAATGCGGTCCTATGTGTCGTGTACAGTACATGATAAACTCCCGACGGCCGCAAAATGCTCGCCCATACCCTATACCAGAAaaccatcccccatcccatgaACCATTGCAACCcagaaacagaaacaaaTAAATGATACGGAAACAGCTGTTCGCTACGACGCTGGCAGCAGATAAACAGACAAGATCGCCCTCGTCAATACTTAAGCGAGCTCCTCAAGGAACTCTTTGagctcctcatccaccatctcGTGGATCTTCTTGGAGAACTTGCGGGCCTTCtcggagagggaagagacaCCCTTCACGACCTGGCCCGAGATGACATCGTACTCGTTCTCGATAAGCTCCTCAAGCTTGGAGACATCAAAGTCAGCCTTGGTGcccttggtcttcttgaCCTTGTAGCCGCCAGCCTCGACGATGGCAGTGTAGTTGTTGCAACCAGCACCGTTccaggcgaggaggttgggggtgccCTTGGGCATGTCGGTGAGGGCATCCTCAGTGGCGATCTTGAGAAGGTtgtccttgagcttctcgggggtgatgggagcAAGAGAGAACTCAGAGTCTGTGGCGGGCTGGAGAGAAAGGTAGTAGGCCAAGAGACCAGCGATATGGGGAGAGGCCATGGAAGTGCcggagatggtgttggtggcgtACTTGCTGCCGATCCAGGTGGAAAGAATGCTGAGACCGGGGGCGAAGATATCAGTGCACTTGCCGTAGTTGGAGAAGTAGGCACGGCTGTCATCAATGCCAGAGGCACCGACCGTGACggccttggcagcagcagctggcgaGTAGTTGCAGGCATCAGCGTTGTCATTGCCGGCAGCGACGGCGAAGTGAATGCCGACAGAGACGGCGGCGTTCACAGTGTCATCGAGAGTCTTGGtcttgccaccaccaagagaCATGTTGGCGACGGAGCCCTTGAAGCCCTTGCGCTTGCcatccttggcctccttgacAGCCTGGATGTGAGACTTGGCAGCCCACTCCACACCGGCGACGACATCAGACATGGTGCCGGAGCCGTTAGAGCGAAGGACCTTGACGGCATAGAcgttggccttcttggcgacACCATACTTCTTGCCGGCGATAGTGCCGGAGCAGTGAGTGCCGTGGCCATTGCCATCGACATCGGCATCGCCGGAGGGGATGGTCTTACCCCACTTGGCACGGCCATCGAAATCGACGTGGTCGACGTTGGTGCCAGTGTCAATAACGTAggcatcaacaccctcaccaccctcagcgGCGTACAAGTacttgttgaaggtggagaagCCCAGAGTATCACGGTGAGAGATACGAGCCAGACCCCAAGGGGCGGCCTTCTCAATCTCGCTGTCGCACTTGGCATCCTCAATCACACGCATGGTGTGGACAATGCTGTCACGCTCGATGTACTCGACCTGTTTGCGAATCTGTTAGTGATTGTCGAGAGGAAATTGGAGCATGGGGGGAAAGCTTACATCAGGGTGCCTCCGGACCTTCTCGATGGTCTCCTCATCGAAGTGGCCAGCATAACCAAGGAACTCGGAGCCGACCTTGTAGGTGTGCTTCAGGCCGTGGAAGACATCGTCAACCAGAGGGAACTGACCACGCTTCTTGAGGTCTATCCGCTCGTTCTCACGAGTGGTGTGGAGCTCCTGGATCCAAGTGTGGTGATCCGACACCTTCTCCTCAGTTACGTGCTTCTTGAACTTGACAATGTAGGCATTTGGGATGACCTCGGCGTTGGCAGAGGAAAGAATGGGCGCAGCCTCGCCATGGATGGTTTCAATCGAAGCACTTGGCGccgcggcagcagcggccGCGAGTGAGAGAATGGCGTAGCCCTTCATGATTGCGGGCAATTGTGGGGGTGACAAAGTCGATGAACCTGCGACTTGAAAAGAtgagggaaaaggaagaagacCCAGCTACGATGTCTTCGTCGATGGGCTGGGTGACTGTTGCGACGGTGatgggagatggatgatggaggagtgagagagaggaagagggagcgAGCTCGGCATGGAATGGATGGGGAGGCTGCGTCCTGATAAAGAcgggggcggcggctgcGTAAGACCAACGCCTGCGGTTGCCTCAGGGAAGCCCCCAGCTCATTAGTGCTCAGGCGGAGCGGTGCAGCAGGACCCGAGAGCCGGGGGTTGACTCTCCACCCTGAACCGAAAGCGGCTTAGCAAAAGGCGGAGCAGCCAATGGGATGACCGTTGCCCTCACCCACAGGGGCGAAATGCAGCTGTTGAGTGGCCTTGCGTGCGATAAGCGTGCCATCTGCCATTGTTTGCCAGGCTTATCAGTTGCGTCTTCACCTCTGAGAATGACCACAAGGACAGCCATGGGAGTATCAAGGACAGCATAAAACACATCATCTTTGCCACGTTTTAACCTGATTGTCCTCTCTTGTCTACGTGCTCTACATGGCGACTAGTTAACTCAACGGGCTTCCAGCGCCTGTTGAAAACCAACAATGCCCGCCCGTggtccagctgctgctgttccctCTGTGCCGGATGAACAGCTTCCTTCTGGGCTTACCGCCTTGCAGCCCTGGTTCGAGGACCCCTGGCCCGACTGTCACTTGATTCGCGGAAGCTCTCTTGGAGCTCCAAGCTGTTCGACATCAAGGCACAGCGCATCAACACGACACTGCTCCTGCTTCCGATGCTGCTGTGGTCCTCAACCGCTGCCCTTATCCAACCAGCCTGGGCGAGGCTCACCGCGACGAGATCTGGGGTCGACCACAGCGAAGCGGATTGACTGCCTTGTCAGATCCCCTGTCAGGAACGTCACGCTTGGAGCTCTCCGACGATGCCAAGGTGCCAGCCAGCGCGGGGATCTCCACCCAAACTGGAACTGGTCATGAGTCCCCAGCACGTGCCGGGTCTTGTATCGTTTAGGGACGTCTGACTCGACTGGCCCCGACCACCTCACGCTTCCCTTCCTGTTCCTGGGGTTGCCTTCGCTGTTGAGATAATATGGAATAATGAGAAATGCATCCCCTGTTTTAGTCCGGATTGATTGCAGCGGTGCACCACCGAGGTTTGAGCCACTATTGGTGACCTATAGGTACCAGATTATGCCGTGACTTGCAACCTTGATAGACAACCAGTTGACCGATTACATCATACCTTGCTCAACTGAGCAAACCAGCGCATTCGTCTCACAGCTGGTATGTTGACTGGCACATCGACGAACCGCTTGCAAAACTTGGATAAAAGGCAGCAGTTTGTAATGAAGCCGTCATTAGATAGTATTCTCATGGTTCACCTCACAGGCAACACTTCGCAACACGCAGCCTGTCCCTTGGTGAACCTCCGACGCGGGTCGCTGTGGAGACCACTTTGACCGTGGTTTATCGCCCTATCTAGCCACCTTATCCATATCTTGATAGGCGATCACACAGCTGACGGGCGTGACTCCAACTGCAACCCCTCAATCCCCTCACGGAGACTCTTGCCTCCCTCGTGGTGGATCAACACCATGTGTACACTCCAACCCTGGTATTTTTGTTAGCGCGGGACTTCATGATATTTCCCACCCCCAGAACCTCATCCACAACCAATTTTTACGGTGAAAAAAGGGCATCGTAAGATTCTTCTTACTTTTTAGATTATCATCGTCCAAGTGAGTGTATTATTTTGGCGTTCTGAGGGCAGATGTTGTAGATATTTGAAAACCTGATCCTGACCCCTGTGACTGACCACTATGTGTCTATTGTCAAGGGAACTTTGCTGAACATAGAGGGGGCTAAGCAATTCCGGGTTGTAGCTGTGTTTTCTGGCATCTTGACGACGCTTCGGGCAATATCCAGCAACATGTTCCAGACTCCGTGACTCCCTTCTCCAATTCTGAAACCCCAATCCAATCGTTGGCCGTCGGAACCAGAACACAGCAGAGGCTTGTGATTCTGCGATTTCCACGACATCTTGCATTGCATGTAATATTATTGCCCCGTAGACAGAGTGTGAGTGAGGCGGCATACCAAACGGATACTGAGATAGACTCTGCATTCAAGGTGATACGGTATCTATGGGGGACTTTAAAAGGTTGTAGGCATGGATTTCGGATGCTCCAGGGAAGCACTTCAGCGAGTCCATGATTGGATATCTTGGGTGACAGCTACCATATACCGAGGCCCCATGCCGCAGCATTTGAAAGACTGACATCAACTAGGAGCAGTTTATAGACTGTGAAAGGAAAAATCATACCATTCTCCAGGGCTGAGAAACCCAGAAGTCTCTTTTTTGTGCTCTTTCAGAACAAGTCTCCAAGGCAGACCAAACAGCCACTTCAGTTACACCCGTCTCAGCCCCACTTACAAGTCCCACTGTTTCAGTGATGCACCGCCACAGGACCCCTCTAAATGGATCCCTCAGGTGAATTGGATTCGGCCTTCACCAGCGCTGATGTGGCCCTGCAAGGCAGCTCCAGAACAGTGGACAAGCTCGAGGCTGAAGGCTGACGGGAGCTTCTTTTTGGCCTTCTAGATAGGAGCAGAAGCCTCCACGacccaaccaccagctcACCGGCACTCACTTGGCTCCTTTCCATGAGGGAAGCTCTTTGCTTTGTATCTTGATCTCATTCTTTTGGCATCTTACCAATTATATCGCCTAGCCGTcgaccttggccttggccgcGAGAAACATCGGATTCGGTACTCGTATGCGGCGGAGGTACCGCTGACGATGCCGGCGTAAGCTCTGTGGTGAATATTAGCACCAACGGAAAGCATGCACATGACAGCTCTCTAAGGTTTTACGACGGCGGATTAATACACAAAACTGCGAAACCTCGATGGGATATTCGAGCGCAGACAGACTTTCATAAGAAGAAAAGCGATTGGGCTATTCCCCCACCAGCGGTCCCCAATATGCTTGCCGTGCGCTCTCGACGTTATCGATCGTCGACTTCGGCTTCGACCGTCCAAACATCGAAAGCCGCCGAGGTCCTCCAGCGTCTGCTTCGACAACTCTCCGAGACAGCAAACTCCCGCTCTGCCGATGGGTACCCCGAAATCGAGGATCTGCTCGAGCAGATCCGCCAGATACACCAGCACGTTGCTACCGCGCAACCGCCTTCCCAACCTCAAGACGACTTTCGACACTTGAACGGCTTCCAGACCCTCCTCGAAGTTTTGCGATCGTTCTCGGGCTTTTATAACATACaaaaaagaagcaaagacGAGAGGAGGGGAATATTTGATTTGCTTCACGTCATTCTGGCAACTGTCTCTGCCGCATTCAGGGGCCATCCGGGAAACAGGAGGTACTTCCAAGATAGAGTCgatggcggaggatgggagtCTCTGGAACAAATAATTGCCAGCATTGGTGTGGGAGGCGGAGAATCAGACTTGTGGACAAACTGTCAATTGTTTGGGAAGCTGCTATCGTTCGCCCTGGACGACCAGCGGCTCGATGAGCTCTGTCGTTCTGTGGCTTCGTCCTCGACGGCATCTCGGCCTACATCCGCCCCTGGGACGGAGGATCAAGGAGAGTCACCGACACCGATAGGGGACAATACAAAAGAGAGTCAGGGCCAGCTTGACATTTTAGAAGCTATCGAGGCCAGGCTTGCACAGATTCTAGGGCCCAACACGGTGGTTCAGAATGCCGAGATTATACGGACGGTCGTGGGCTTTTGGGAATCAATACCGAGAACCAAAGGGGCACCGCCAGATTTGGCTTCGATGATCGTCTTGATAACGCTGTCGTCTGTTGGTTCGGCCTCTCTTTTCAACCTCACGGCATTACATGGAACCGGCATGCTCTCCAGACTATTGCGACTGCTGTTCTCTAGTGAGCGCATTCTTACCGAGGCCGAGACAGAAAAGGCGTTGCCCCTGAGCAAATCGCTCATGTACCTTGGGGTAGACCAGCTGGCTGATGCGCAGTTTTTACTCTGCAATCGGGACGAGGATGTCTCTGAATTTTGTCTCGACATGACGGAAAAGAACAACGGGCCACCTTTCATTCAGTTTGACCTGTCACTTCACGGTCATTCTTCCGTTGAACTGCCCAACCTCGGGCGACCTTTTCCACCCCATTCGTCAGCCGGATACACTTTTGCTGCCTGGGTCCGTGTCGACAGATTCGATCCCCATTCGCACACCACACTCTTTGGAGTATTCGACTCTACGCAGACCTGCTTTCTGCTGGCTTACCTCGAGAGGGACACCAAAAACTTCATTCTGCAAACATCTGTTATCTCGTCCCGTCCCAGTGTTCGGTTCAAGACAGTTTCTTTCAAGGAGAAGCGGTGGTATCACATCGCCATCGTGCACCGCCGGCCCAAGGCACTCGCTGCAAGCAAGGCCAGCCTCTATGTCAACGGGGAATTTGCAGAGCAGATACGGTCGGCATATCCAAAtccaccccccatctccaacacGAGCACTGAGAGCTTCGCTTCGTTTGCGTCAAGCAGTCACAAAACAAATCCAGTACAGGCATTCCTGGGCACACCCCGTGATCTTGCGACCCAGGTTGGCCCTGGTCTTGTGCATTCGAAATGGTCCCTTGCCTCTGCTCAAATGTTTGAGGATGTCCTGAGCGATGATTTTCTTGCGGTGCATTACCGACTTGGACCACGGTATCAGGGTAACTTTCAAGACTGCCTTGGAGGGTTTCAGACGTATGAGGCCTCGGCCGCTCTTGGACTCCGTAACGAGCTGTTCCATCCCGGCAAGGATGAGAACTCGGATATCCTCAGAGCTATCAGAGATAAGGCTGGCTCCATTGTTCCCGAACAGAAAGTATTGCTCAGCATTCTCCCTAGGGCGGTGTTCCGTACCGATGGCAAGTTCATGGACTCGTCGCTCTTTCGGTCACTGTCGAGGAACTCGGCCGGCAGTTTGTTCCATACTACCACCAAGACGGGAGTCCCTGTTGCGATCAACGCTGCTGTTCCGTGTATCAATGATGCGCTAATCAGAATGAACGGAGTATCGCTTCTCGTTGGCGACCCAGTCTTGACCACGCCGTATTACTTTGATGACAATTTCTGGCGACTTGGTGGCTTCACACCTGTGGTGCTGAAGCTGGTTGAGCGCGCCACAACCCCTCAGGATCTCCTCCGGTCTGTCGAGATGACCTTTCATTGTATCGAAAAGAGCTGGCGAAACAGTGAGGCCATGGAGAGGGACAATGGATATGCTATCTTGAGCATGCTTCTGCGGGCTAAGCTCGGATACGGAATTCCGGCTTCAGACAGCGTCTCACAGTCGTGGCGGCTTGCCGTCACGAACGAGGCAAGAGACAGGCTCAGCTTCCAGCTCTTGAGCTTGGTCCTCAGCTTCGTGGGTTACAAACATGCGGACCCCATCGAATCATTTGTCGTGAACCCTCTCGCTTATCGTATTCTCCTCATCGACCCCGATACCTGGCGCAAGGCGGCCCCGATCACCCAAGAACTCTATTACAAGCAGTTTGTGACCTTTGCCGTGAAAAGCAAGCACCACCAATTCAACAGCAAGCGGCTGCTCAGAATGCGTACGTTAGAGTTTGCTTGAGGCTCATCAGTATTTCATATACTCACTACTCATTCTATAGGTATCATCAAGAGGCTGCTGGATGCTCTCAAGGCCGAGACCATCTCGGAAGACATCCTGCCTCATTTCATGGCCTCGTTTGAGAGTCTGGTCAAATGCAATTTTAATGCAGAGGTTCACCGTTCTCTTGCCCTTTTCATCACCTACGCCTTCCATACCCCTGCTGGCTCCCTGCCCCGTACTCCCAAACCTATATCCAGAGCAGGGACGCCTTCCCTGAGCAACCTGAGAAGACCAGTCCCGGTTGAGACGGGACCGTCCTCCTCGAACGGCCCCTCAAGATTACTTACAAAGAAACAATTAGGCATCAAGTTCCTAGAGATGTATACACGGTTTCTCTGCGAGAAAACCAACCCGGCAGACATCCGCAAGTTCGCCAAGACAGTAACAAATAAGGTGATATTCGGTGTCGACCCAGAGAGATTCCCGAGGCCATATGTAGTACTGACGCCCTTGCAGTGGCTCCTCTACCTGCTTGCGGAGGACGATCCAGAAATCGTCGTCCACGGATGCAAGATTCTCGCCCGCCTCATAGTGTCGCAGCCGACAACGTACACAACCAAATTCTCTACTAGGTCTGGAGGGTTTCACATCATGGCTCACCGCTTGAAGCAGTGGTGGGACATTGCTACTCTCTGGCCGATCCTGTTCAGTATCCTGTTTGGGTACGACGTTGCGAATATCAACTTTGACAAGTCGTTTGACTTTTTCAGTCTCTTGGAGATATTTGGGAATCGACATGTGGTTTTCCCCGATGTGCTGCCGGTTATCATCTCGATGCTGCAGCACGGGCTGAGGGATATTCTCAAGTATCAGGATGATCCGGACTCTCCGCAGGGAGACTGGGAGACGCCCAGGAGTGGTTCGGAAGGTCTTGCTGCCGTCCAGACGCGTCCAAGGGCTCGGTCTATGGAACTGGGCCAGGCTTTGGAGCCGCGGAGTATGTCTCTTTCTTGCCTTTGCTCTGGATCTTCGCTGACATATTGCCTAGAAACACGCCTGCCTGACAAAGAGAGGGTCTCG is drawn from Podospora pseudocomata strain CBS 415.72m chromosome 1 map unlocalized CBS415.72m_1, whole genome shotgun sequence and contains these coding sequences:
- a CDS encoding uncharacterized protein (EggNog:ENOG503P4ER), which produces MLRRRSLKSSSDLKRRKSTSSTRGVQLEHIDPALAQRDAQIAACQAYTRAQNRANAEMSLFPPTPESLPTRQGSKRNSQGQDDIGSSQLNREGEQGLRRQQSVRFVGPCSVQGKKSAGALGAEAGTTLRDHKSDFIAMHDDCGGHSVQSYIIKNDIQLPSQSSHQPRRAPPPVPVTVMAADYLNVMAAEEESYTPEDDRASAPSSYRRLRRSRSMFSSETQSIRRDQDTPTPVMNGKSLNSRPLPGSQTRRLFHSEPKQPKVEMSVPQLRAPKSMSFLRNRHLLRSGSSSRRDNSTRVACVMEASDVEDELSEAAEHGNNNPPGPKSPVLFGSRSRRGGSGMRKSLRSSSSESPPPEKAPPALVEKPDGLKHKARKVSKSFRTKLKSFFSLSRSEEEPPSIPSQHIEAQKTHVIESFGNAITHTLNTEDDVQNDYDWRPIHNVPSKIPSLQNVPPNLHHSNKGSLESLRSESQRDRQVSEESALTSWVHSGPSTLTSQQQQQWREWERQRLSVIKENGMHAPSSSVRRKALDARLFEQPTNGSTISAIPDTVTVDSQRVYSALVKRMKILNEQVTQAVEQQPRAAWDFRETAPVIPVMDPESTPVVSQLGGNKESTNTPDDLPDTPTRVSRKTNPGDRQRLGIQGIAGSHRGYVDKARREAMGICAAFHVGRSILGSTDSDGSVTGIPEPSGKDGLPLFAPTTYHEDSTAERSGSKGDSGPLGSPNSHLFRTGSPYRQALQRTMQEDQRAWNRPIPVYISNSLESDDCTQIRAPQGKGRRSGTDSGSEKDEDYTESIYSTDEAETVPAHATLGGSSSDQDSKVVGGHLPQPPVTYQPAGYRESSSVSSVDWKTWLSANIAKLESSPTPIKPAEVEFALPTMPKNFSRGHIREAAQLYNDDDADYFELPTRKPTLPTTPLAPVEPNILKLFPTQRSVKRTTPPSAMGKTLQENDSPGGPPPIPARSALRPSPLKISRPGTGRSTTAPSISSSPGLTAAVQKQFGPVSGCNGRGLSHRPSGKLREGTPSSAGTRAFI
- the PRB1 gene encoding proteinase B (COG:O; EggNog:ENOG503NUCW; MEROPS:MER0000356) is translated as MKGYAILSLAAAAAAAPSASIETIHGEAAPILSSANAEVIPNAYIVKFKKHVTEEKVSDHHTWIQELHTTRENERIDLKKRGQFPLVDDVFHGLKHTYKVGSEFLGYAGHFDEETIEKVRRHPDVEYIERDSIVHTMRVIEDAKCDSEIEKAAPWGLARISHRDTLGFSTFNKYLYAAEGGEGVDAYVIDTGTNVDHVDFDGRAKWGKTIPSGDADVDGNGHGTHCSGTIAGKKYGVAKKANVYAVKVLRSNGSGTMSDVVAGVEWAAKSHIQAVKEAKDGKRKGFKGSVANMSLGGGKTKTLDDTVNAAVSVGIHFAVAAGNDNADACNYSPAAAAKAVTVGASGIDDSRAYFSNYGKCTDIFAPGLSILSTWIGSKYATNTISGTSMASPHIAGLLAYYLSLQPATDSEFSLAPITPEKLKDNLLKIATEDALTDMPKGTPNLLAWNGAGCNNYTAIVEAGGYKVKKTKGTKADFDVSKLEELIENEYDVISGQVVKGVSSLSEKARKFSKKIHEMVDEELKEFLEELA